The nucleotide sequence ttaatttaatgtctcgtagctaagttattattatgcttatttaaatcgaagtaatcatgatgttgggctaattactaaaaattgggtaattgggctttgtaccataattggagtttcgataaaagaacgacacttgtggaaaatagactatgggctattaatgggctttatatttgtttaactaaatgatagtttgttaattttaatataaagatttacaattggacgtccctataaataaccatatacactcgatcggacacgatgggcggggtatttatatgtacgaataatcgttcatttaaccggacacgggaatggattaatagtctatggacttattaaaacaagggtgaaattatgtacaaggacacttggcataattgataacaaagtattaaaaccttaggttacactcagtcgacatcctggtgtaattattaaacaaagtattaaaatctcgttacagtttaagtccccaattagttggaatatttaacttcgggtataaggataatttgacgaggacactcgcactttatatttatgactgatagactgttatggaaaaaaaccagacggacatattaaataatccaggacaaaggacaattaacccatggacataaaactaaaatcaacacgtcaaacatcatgattacggaagtttaaataagcataattcttttatttcatatttaatttcctttattttatatttaattgcacttctaattatcgcacttttatttattgttattgtatttaattgcacttttaattatcgtactttttaattatcgcaattttattttatcgcacttttatttatcgcaatttcattattattatttactttacgctttaaattaagtcttttatttatttaatattttacaatttgttttaactgcaactaaagtttttaaaatcgataaaccggtcattaaacggtaaaaacccccctttataataataatattacttatatatatatatatatatatatatatatatatatatatatatatatatatatatatatatatatttgtatttttataaattaaactaatatagcgttaagctttgattaaaagatttcctgtggaacgaaccggacttactaaaaactacactattgtacgattaggtacactgcctataagtgttgtagcaagatttaagtatattcattctctaaataaataaatatcttgtgtaaaattgtatcgtatttaatagtatttcctagtaaaatataagctatttcatatacacctcgcataacatcaattagtGATGAGGTTCAAACCAAAGTTGCGCTTAAGCAACTGAGGTTTAGAGAGCTCATTACGTGCTGGGATAGGACAAGTGATGAGAGAACTAGGGCAGAAGAGATGTATAAAGAAGCCAATAGAGAAGCTAAGAAGGTTGTTGCCCGTGCAAAAGATAAAGTGTATGAAGACTTGTATAGGAAACTAGACTCTAAAGAAGGAGCAAATGATATTTTCAGGATTGCAAAAGCTAGGGAGCGTAGGAGGAGGGATGtagataacatcaagtttatcaaggATGAAGCCGGTCAAACCATAGTGAAGGAAGAAGAAATTAGGAAAAGATGGAAATGGTATTTTTCATCTCTTTTCGTGGGTGAAGGACCCGGGAGCCAAGAGGACCCGCATGACTTGGGAATAGGACAATTCCAGAACAATAATTTCTGTAGAAGAATCAGTCAGGAAGAAGTAAGATCAGCATTACGAAAGATGGGTAGAAACAAAGCTGTAGGACCAGACCAGATTCCAATAAAGGCGTGGCGGTGCCTTGGCGAGGATGGTGTTAGGTGGCTGATGTGTCTTCTCAATAAGACGCTTAGATGTTACAAAATGCCTACAGAAT is from Rutidosis leptorrhynchoides isolate AG116_Rl617_1_P2 chromosome 10, CSIRO_AGI_Rlap_v1, whole genome shotgun sequence and encodes:
- the LOC139870242 gene encoding uncharacterized protein, translated to MDTVTQVDADQMWNSMALTIRDVAKETLGVAVGTSRGHTSGRESCDEVQTKVALKQLRFRELITCWDRTSDERTRAEEMYKEANREAKKVVARAKDKVYEDLYRKLDSKEGANDIFRIAKARERRRRDVDNIKFIKDEAGQTIVKEEEIRKRWKWYFSSLFVGEGPGSQEDPHDLGIGQFQNNNFCRRISQEEVRSALRKMGRNKAVGPDQIPIKAWRCLGEDGVRWLMCLLNKTLRCYKMPTEWRLSEIIPIYKNKGDAQICALGESVRD